Proteins from one Pseudomonas grandcourensis genomic window:
- the tcdA gene encoding tRNA cyclic N6-threonylcarbamoyladenosine(37) synthase TcdA, translating into MVMSTEDPRFAGIARLYGIEGLERLKAAHVAIVGVGGVGSWAAEAMARCGVGEISLFDLDDVCVSNANRQLHALDSTVGKPKVEVMAERLRGINPDCTVHAVPDFVTRDTMAEYITPNIDCVIDCIDSVNAKAALIAWCKRRKIQIITTGGAGGQIDPTLIQVCDLNRTFNDPLASKVRSTLRRDYGFSRTVTRHYSVPCVFSTEQLRYPKPDGSICLQKSFVGDGVKLDCAGGFGAVMMVTATFGMVAATKAVDKIVAGVRRPAERVKPQV; encoded by the coding sequence ATGGTCATGAGTACAGAAGATCCGCGGTTTGCCGGCATCGCCCGTTTGTATGGCATCGAAGGCCTTGAGCGCCTGAAAGCGGCCCACGTGGCGATCGTCGGCGTTGGTGGCGTCGGTTCCTGGGCGGCGGAAGCCATGGCCCGTTGTGGCGTGGGCGAGATTTCACTGTTCGACCTCGACGACGTCTGCGTCAGCAACGCCAACCGCCAGTTGCACGCGCTGGACAGCACGGTGGGCAAGCCCAAGGTCGAGGTGATGGCCGAGCGTCTGCGCGGGATCAACCCGGACTGCACGGTGCATGCGGTGCCTGACTTCGTTACCCGCGACACCATGGCCGAGTACATCACGCCGAACATCGACTGCGTGATCGACTGCATCGACAGCGTCAACGCCAAGGCCGCACTGATCGCCTGGTGCAAGCGGCGCAAGATCCAGATCATCACCACCGGCGGCGCGGGCGGGCAGATTGACCCGACGTTGATCCAGGTCTGCGACCTCAATCGCACGTTCAACGATCCGTTGGCTTCGAAAGTGCGTTCCACGCTACGTCGCGACTACGGCTTCTCACGCACCGTGACCCGCCATTACAGCGTGCCGTGCGTGTTTTCCACCGAGCAACTGCGCTACCCGAAACCGGACGGCAGCATTTGCCTGCAGAAGAGTTTTGTCGGTGATGGGGTGAAGCTCGATTGTGCCGGCGGGTTTGGCGCAGTGATGATGGTGACGGCGACTTTCGGCATGGTCGCGGCGACCAAGGCTGTGGACAAGATTGTGGCGGGTGTGCGGCGGCCGGCGGAACGGGTCAAGCCGCAGGTTTAG